Below is a genomic region from Aurantimonas sp. HBX-1.
ATTCATGATGGCGGCGCTTTTCTGGAAGCTGCGGCCCTTCTGGAAGATCGCAAATTCCTGCTGCAGCGCGACCATTTCCTCGATCCCGCCGTATTCCTCGGGCGCCCCGCTCTGCGCCGGTGCAAAGCGAATATTCAGTAATTCGAAGAGGTTGTTGATGTAGACATCATCCTCTCCCATGATCCTTCCCATTGGAAACCCTCTTCCTTGTGGAATCGACAAGTCACTTGGAAAACGCCGATCGGACTTCGTGACGCGGGGCGATCAGCTAGCAATTTCGCAGGAAGAACGGCGACAAGGTTTTTGGCCTTGATACTCCGATCCTGCCGCCGTCCTTAAGCAGGGAGTTCGATTCCCGATGCCTCAGGCGTTGAGAGAGATACTCGCAGGCGCCGGAGACTGCGCCGCGACAATCGAGTTGGCCGCTTCGTTCTCTGGCCGTGCGGAATTTCTTGGCCGCATGGGCAGCGAAATTGTCAGGTAAGGAACGTCGATGAAGAAGCCTTCGATTGGACCACTCTCCACGAAGACCCGCCGCATTCCTTCGACGCGAGAATCGTGCGCCTTGAAATACACGGGCAGTGGCGTCCTGGAAGCAAGGTTCCTGATCAGCGAAGCGACAATGGCTTCGTCGCCGTTCACCCCGTCGATATTCGACTCGTAGGAGTTCAGATCGGCAAGAACCCGATACCAGCGGTTCCTTGCGCGGGTGTTCCAGAAACCGCCCAAATTCATGATCGCGGCACTGTCCCGCAGGCTCCGCCCTTCCCGGAAGATCCTGAACTCTTTCTGCAGCGCGACCATCTCCTCGATCCCACCGAAATCGTCCTCGCCGTAGCCCTGGGGGGGCGCAAAACGAAGATTCAGCAGCTCGAAGAGGTTATTGATGTAGACATCATCCTCTTGCATTATCTTACCCATGGAACGCCTCCTTGCGTTGCATAGCTTAGGGTTGGGAAACGAAGCTTACATATCATGACGCAAGGGCATGTCAAAGACTGTATCTTAATTTTTCTTGCAGAGAGATAACTCTTCCTGCTCGGACCGACCCGGCCCCGCTGCACGCGGCCGGCGTTTCGCGTGCCGAGTCACTGTTGTTGAGACCGCCTACTGCCACGGGGACGCGCTGTCGCCGGATCGTCCGCTTGCCTCGCCTCGCGCCCGACCATAGGTTCGCGGCAGCGTTCCCTGCCCCGTGATCTCCGAGTCCTCCATGCCCCGATACAATTCCGTCCTCGATGCCATCGGCAACACGCCGCTGATCCGTCTCCACCGCGCGTCGGAGGAGACCGGCTGCGAGATCTACGGCAAGGCGGAGTTCCTCAATCCCGGCCAGTCGGTGAAGGATCGCGCCGGGCTGGCGATCATCCGCGACGCCGAGGACAAGGGCCTGCTCGACCCTGGCGCGATCATCGTGGAAGGCACGGCGGGCAACACCGGCATCGGCCTGGCGCTGGTCGCCAATGCGCTCGGCTACCGCACGGTCATCGTCATTCCGGAAACCCAGAGCGAGGAAAAGAAGGACGCGCTGCGGTTGATGGGCGCCGAGCTGATCGAGGTCCCGGCGGTCCCCTACAGGAATCCCAACAACTACGTGAAGCTGTCGGGGCGGCTCGCCGAGCAGCTGGCCCGCACCCATCCGCAGGGCGCCATCTGGGCGAACCAGTTCGACAACGTCGCCAATCGCGACGCGCATGTGGTGACCACCGCCGAGGAGATCTGGCATCAGACCGCCGGCGAGGTCGACGGCTTCATCTGCGCCGTCGGCACCGGCGGCACGCTCGCCGGCACGGCAATCGGCCTGAAGCGCCGCTCCGGTCGCATCAAGATCGGCATCGCCGACCCGATGGGCGCCTCGCTGTACAATTACTACGCCCACGGCGAGCTGAAGGCGGAAGGCTCGTCGATCACCGAGGGTATCGGCCAGGGCCGGATCACCGCCAATCTCGAGGGCTTCAAGCCGGATTTCGCCTACCAGATCCCGGACGAGGACGCGCTGCGGATCGTCTTCGGGCTGGTGCGGGAGGAAGGCCTCTGCCTCGGCGGCTCGTCCGGCATCAACATCGCCGGCGCGATCCGCATGGCACGCGAGATGGGACCCGGCCACACGATCGTGACGGTGCTCTGCGACTACGGCAACCGCTACCAGTCGAAGCTGTTCAACCCGGCCTTCCTCAGGGAGAAGGGTCTGCCGACCCCTGACTGGATCGAGGCGAAGCCGGAATTCGACATCCCCTACGAGAGCGTGAGCGAGCAGTGACGGAGCGCGTCTACCAGGAGGATTCCTACCTCTCGACGATGGAGGCCCGGCTCGAGCGGATCGAGCCGGCGACCGGCGACGGGCCTGCCGGCCTGGTCCTTGCCCGCACCAATTTCTTCGCCGCCGGCGGCGGCCAGCCCGGCGACAGCGGCTTCGTCGAGACCGAGGACGGGCGCCAGATCCGGGTCGTCGATACAGTCTACGCCCCGGACAAGACGACGGTTCTGATGCTGGCGGAAGCCGGGGCCGCCCTGCCGGAGCCAGGCGCGACGCTGGTGCTGCATGTCGACTGGAAGCGCCGCTACAGGCTGATGCGGATGCACACGGCCTGCCATCTGCTCAGCGTCGTCTGCCCCTTCCCGATCACCGGCGCCGCCGTTGGCGAGGACGAGAGCCGCGTCGATTTCGACATTCCGGACGCGTCCGCCGACAAGGCCGAGATCACCGCCAAGATGATGCAGCTGGTGAGCGACAATCACCCGGTGTTCACGCGCTGGATCACCGACGCCGAACTCGACGCCAATCCCGGCCTGGTGAAGTCGGCGAACGTCCGCCCGCCGCGCGGCACCGGCCGGATCCGGCTGGTCTGCATCGGCGAGGACGGTTCGGTCGACACCCAGCCCTGCGGCGGCACCCACGTGCAGGAGACCGGCGAGGTCGGCGAGATCCACATCGGCAAGATCGAGAAGAAGGGCAAGATCAACCGCCGCTTCCGGATCCGCTTCGGCCCGCTCCCGGCTTGAGAAATAGCCGCGCCGAACTGCCTTCCGCTCCCGCCCTCCGCACGACTATGCTGATCCGCGCCGCCGGCCCCAGCCGAAAGCCCGGCGCACCCGACACGAGACCATCGCCATGACGCAGAACCCCTTCCTGATCACCCCCGAGCAGCTCGCCGAGACGCTCGGCCGGCCCGGCATCGCGGTGGTGGACGCCTCGTGGTACCTGCCGGCGCAGAACCGCTTCGCCCGCGCCGAATACGAGCAGGCGCACATTCCGGGCGCCGTGTTCTTCGACCAGGACGCGGTGGTGGATCCGGCCTCCCATTTGCCGCACACGCTGCCGCCGGAGGCGGTCTTCGCGGAGGCGGCCGGGCGGATGGGAATTTCCGACACCGACACGATTGTCGTCTATGACGGCATGGGCCTGTTCTCGGCGCCGCGGGTCTGGTGGCTGTTCCGGGTGTTCGGCGCGAGGGACGTGCGCCTCCTCGACGGCGGCTTTCCCGCCTGGCAGGCCGCCGGGCTGCCGGTCGAGGCCGAGGTGCCCTCGCCCGCGCCCGCCGTGTTCGACGCCCGGCTCGACCGCGATGCGGTAGCCTCGCTGGACGAGATGAAGGCCTGGGTCGCGGGCGGCGGCCGGCAGATCGCCGACGCACGGCCCGCCGACCGCTTCGCCGGCGAGGCGCCCGAGCCGCGCGCCGGCGTCCGCGCCGGCCACATGCCGGGCGCCGCCAGCGTGCCCATCGGCCTCGTCACCGACGAAGGCCGGCTCAAACAGCCCGAGGCGCTGCGCGAGACCTTCGCGGCGGCGGGCGTCGACCCGGACGGGCCGGTGGTCACCAGCTGCGGCTCCGGCGTCACCGCCGCGGTGCTCAGCCTGGCGCTCGCCTCGCTCGGCAACCGTGACGTCAAGCTCTACGACGGCTCGTGGACCGAATGGGGCTCGGCCACCGACACCCCCGTCGAGACCGGGCGCTGACGCGATGCCCCTCCTGACCACCACGGTGACCAGCCTGCAGCTCAGCAATCCGCCCGAGCACATGGTCCCGCCGCCCTCCTTCCCCGAGCCGATCGTCGTCGAGGAGGTGCCGCGGATCCCGCTGGAGCGCTACCGCGCGCTCTACCGGGCCGTCGGCGAGCCGCATCACTGGACCTCGCGGCTGCTGCCGGACGAGGATCTGCGCCGCGAGATCTACGGCCCCGCCATCCGGATCTTCGTCGCCTCGAGCGGTGCGGCGCCCGTCGGCTGGTTCGAGATCGAGACGCGGCCGGCGATCGGCGAGTCGCGCATCGTGCATCTCGGCGTGATGCCGGGGTTCCGCGGCCGCGGCCTCGCCGGCTTCCTGCTGTCGCAGGCGATCCGGGCGGGGTTTTCGACGGGCATCACCTGCGTCTCGATCGAGACCAACACGCTGGACCATCCGGCGGCGCTGCCGCTCTACCTGAAGCACGGGTTCCGTCCCTTTGCCACCCGCGAGGTCCAGACGCCGGCGATCGTGCCGACCGCCGCACGGACCCCGGCGACGACGCCGTGAGGGTGATCGCCTTCGCCGACGCCGACGGGCTGCTGTCCTGGACCAGCGTCGCCGACGCGATCGCCGCGGGCCATCGCCTGCCGGCGCCGGAGATCGGCGACATGCTGCTGTCGAGCGACGGCCGAAGCCTGCTCAACCGGGCGGCCTGGATCCCCGGCCTCGGCATCGCGCTGAAATCGGTCACCGTCTATCCGGACAATCCCCGCCAGGACCCGCCCCTGCCGACGGTGCAGGGCAGCGTGCTGGTGTTCGACGAGGCGAGCGGCGCGCCGGTGGCGCTGGTCGACGGCATCCTCGTCACCAAATGGAAAACTGCCGGCGACTCGGTGCTCGGCGCGCGGCTGCTTGCCCGGCCGGACTCGCGACGCCTGCTGATCTGCGGCGCCGGCGCCCTGGCGCGCTCGCTGGTCGCGGCCTACCGGGAGGTGTTTCCGGGGCTCGACGAGATCCGCATCTGGAACCGGACGCCGGAGAAGGCGGCGCAGCTGGCGGCCGAATGGCAGGCGGAGGGCATCGCCGTCCGCGCCGTCACCGATCTTCCGGCCGCCGTTGCCGATTCCGACATCGTCTCGACCGCGACGATGGCGGTCGAGCCGTTCCTCGAGGGAGCGTGGCTTCGCCCGGGCACCCATGTCGACCTGATCGGCGCCTACCGGCCGGACATGCGCGAAGCCGACGACGCGGTGCTGACGCGGGGCGAGCTGTTCGTCGATTCCCGCCGCACCACGATCGGCCATATCGGCGAGATCGAGATCCCGCTGCGGCGCGGCGTGATCGATGCCGCCGCCATTCGCGGCGACCTCGCCGAACTCGTCTCCGGCAAGGTCGGCCGCAGCGGCCCAGACGCCATTACGGTGTTCAAGAACGGCGGCGGCGCCCATCTCGACCTGATGGTCGCCGACCTCATCCGCCGCACCGTCACGGCACTAGGCTGAAGAGGCGGCAGACGCGCGAACGTCATGGCGGCGGTTTCGCCGGCGGCCGAGACGCGATAGAGCTTCGGGCCTTCCGCCGCCAACCGGACGGTTTCCCGTGATCCTTCGCCTCGTCGTCGTCTTCGTCTTCCTTCTCGCCCTGAGCCTTGCGGCCGTCTGGTTCGCCGGGCCGCGCGAGCCGGCCGACCTCGCCTCGAGCTTCGATCCGGCGGTGATCGGCAACGATCCCGACGCCTATCTCGCCCGCACCGAGGCGGACGTGCCGAACCTGCGGCCGAACGCGCAGAAGGAGATCGTCTGGGCGTTCCCGGCATCGAAGGCCCGCACGCCGCTGGCGATCGTCTACGTGCACGGGTTCTCGGCCGCCAAGGGCGAGACCCGCCCGCTCGCCGACGACGTCGCCCGGGCGCTCGGCGCCAACCTCTTCTACACGCGCCTTTCCGGCCATGGCCGCGACGGCGCGGCGATGGAGCAGGCGACGGTCAACGACTGGGTCAACGACCTCGCCGAGGCGGTCGCCATCGGCCGGGCGATCGGCAACCGCGTCGTGATCATCGCCACCTCCACCGGCGCGGCGCTCGCCGCCACCGCCGCCGCCGAGGGTGGCTTCATGCAGGACGTCGCCGGGCTGGTGCTGATCTCGCCGAATTTCGGGCTGCTCGACCGCTGGTCCTTCGTGCTCGACCTGCCCTTCGCCCGCGAGATCCTGCCGCTCCTCGGCGGCGACAGCTACGGGTTCGAGCCCGCCAGTCCGGCGCAGGCCGAGAACTGGACGACGCGCTATCCGATCGGCGCGCTCGCCCCGATGGGCGCGCTGCTGCGGGCGGCGCGCTCGGCGGACTTCCAGGCGGTGCTGACGCCGCTGCTGGTGCTCTACTCGACGCGCGACGCGATCGTCGACCCGGCCGCGACGGAAGCGGTGGTCGCGGAATGGGCCGGCCCGGCCGAAGCCGTGGAGGTCACCGGCAGCGGCGATCCGGCCAATCACGTTCTCGCCGGCGACATCCTCTCGCCGCAGACGACGGCGGACGTCGCCGCGCGGATCACCGCGTGGATCGAGGCCCCTCCGCCCGGCTGAACCGGCCTATCGCGTGCGCATGTCGCGGCTGAAGGAATAGGCGGTCAGGCCGCCGGCGAGCAGCAGCGCGTAGAACCCGAACAGGATGGCGTAGGCGTTCTCCGGCGACGTCCGGGCCGCGGCGGTGGCGAAGACGCCGCCGGACAGGAACTGGATCACCCCGGCCCCGCCGATCGAGAAGAAGTTCATCAAAGTGACGCCGCGGCCGATGAGATGGGCCGGCACCATCGCCCTTGCATGCGCCATGATCAGCGCATAGCCGGCCCCGAAGAACGTCACCCCGGTCATCAGGATGACCGCGACCGTCGCGGAGCCGCCGCTGGTGGCGGCAAGACAGGCGAGAATGCTTCCGGTCAGCATGATGCCGACGAACGGCACCCGCTTGCGCGTGTTGAACAGCACGTCGAGCGGCCCGTAGGTGATCGTGCCGAGGATCAGCGCGATCGCCATGACGAAGGTCGCCCGGCCGATGGACTCGATGTCGTAACCGTGGACGTCGGCCAGGAACGGGCCGGCCCACAGGCCGCGCAGATTGGCGGCGGGCGCGTAGGCGACAAAGGCGATGGCCATCAGCGGCCAGAGCTGGCGCGTCTTCAACAGCGTCAGCAGCGAGCCGCTTCCGCCCGGGGCGCTGGCTGCCGGCGGGTCCCGAACCAGCGCTTCGACTGCCAGGGCCGCGGCGAGCGTGATACCCGCCAGCGCCGCCATGACGGCGCGCCAGCCGTAGGTCTCGGTGGCAAGAGCCAGCGGCGCCGACCCGAGGACGCCGCCCGAGAGGCCGAACGCCACGATCCAGGAGGCGAACATCGCGAAGCGGCGCGGCGGAAAACGCCGCGCCAGGATGTAGAACGCCGCCATCAGCACCGCCGAGCAGCCGATGCCGATCAGCGCCATGGCCGTGACGATCGCGGCGGGTCCCTGGGCGAGCGAGAACAGGATGGCACCAGCGACAGCCGCCAGCAGCAGCAGCGAGGTCGTGCGGCGCGGACCGTAGCGGTCGAGCGACCAGCCGACCGGGAACTGCATCAGGGCGAAGGCGATGAACCAGACGCCCGACGCCGTCGCCAGTGCCGCCTCGCCGACCCCGAGGTCGGCGGACAGCACCGGCGCCAGCACGGCGAGGAAGGACCGGAAGAACTGCGACAGCACATAGGTGATGGCGAGAACAACGATGGCGCTCACGGCACCACCGCCCGTTCCGGCCGCGGGCCGATATGCTCGATGGTCATCCGCTCTGCCTCGGTCAGATCAGGAGATCCGCGAGGATCTGGTTGTCGGTGATGTCCTGGTAGCTGACGCCGCCCTCGTCGAACCGTGCCAGGAGGCTGGGGAAGTTGGCAGGGTCCTTGGTCTCGATGCCGATGAGGATCGAGGCGAAGTCGCGGGCGGACTTCTTCAGATATTCGAAGCGGGCGATGTCGTCGTCCGGGCCGAGATAGTCGAGGAAGTCCTTCAGCGCGCCGGGCCGCTGGGCGAGGCGCAGGATGAAGTACTTCTTCAGCCCCTCGTAGCGCAACGCCCGCTCCTTGACGTCGGGCAGGCGCTCGAAGTCGAAATTGCCGCCGGAGACGACGAGGACGACGGTCTTGCCCTGCACCGTGTCGCCGAGTTCGCGCAGCGCGTCGATGGCAAGGGCGCCGGCGGGCTCCAGCACGATGCCCTCGACATTCAGCATCTCCAGCATGGTCTGGCAGAGCCGGCCTTCCGGCGAGAGCAGCACGTCGTCGGGCGCGAAGGCCGAGAGCGTCGCATACGGCAGCGCCCCGATCTCGGCGACCGCGGCGCCGTCGACGAAACCGTCGAGCTGCGGCAGCCGCACGCGCTCGCCCCTGACGAGGCTGCTGCGCAGGCTGGGCGCGCCCAGCGGCTCGACGAAGCGGAACTGCGGCCGGGTCTCGCCCTCGAAATAGCGCACCAGCCCCGATGCCAGGCCGCCGCCGCCGACCGGCAGCACCAGCATGTCGGCGATCTCACCATCCAGCTGCGCGACGATCTCGAGGCAGACGCTGGCCTGGCCCTCGACGATGTCCTCATGGTCGAAGGGCGGCACCATCGCGGCGCCGGTCTCGGCGGAATAGCTGCGCGCCGCGGCGTAGCAGTCGTCGAAGAAGTCGCCGACCAGCTCGATCTCGACGGCGTCGCCGCCGAACACCCGGGTCTTGTCGATCTTCTGCTGCGGCGTCGTCACCGGCATGAAGATCCGGCCGTTGAGGCCGAAGTGCCGGCAGGCGAAGGCAAAGCCCTGGGCGTGGTTGCCGGCCGAGGCGCAGCAGAACCGGCCCGTGGCGGTGCCGGCGGCGATGCGCTTGCGCATGAAGTTGAAGGCGCCGCGGATCTTGTAGGAGCGGACCGGCGTCAGGTCCTCGCGCTTGAGATAGATGCGGGCGCCATAGCGCGCCGACAGGTGCTCGTTGAGCTGCAGCGGCGTCGGCGGAAACAGCGCGCGGAGGGCCTGTTCCGCGGTGGCGACACGGCAGCGGAATTCGGACTGGGACATGGACTGATACTTTGACAACGAGGGCGCCGCGATGCGGCTGCCTGGGACGGACCGAACGCCGACGGGCGGCGAGGAGATGCGGCGGACCTCAGAGGGACGCCGCGGGCCGGACGCGTCTAGCCGTCGGAACGCTGCGCGGCAGCGAACGCGGTATCCGCGCCGGCGCCGATAATCGAGGCGGCAACTCCACCGATCGATGTCGTCATAGCCATCGCACGCCCCCTTCTTCGCAGGTTCATCGTCGTTTCACCGGCAGCCATCGGCCATCGCCGGCAGTTTGTAAAGTCGCGCAACGCGGGGTCCGGCTCAGACGAAGAGATCGACGAGTTCGAACCGGTCGACATCGACGATGCCCTTGTCGGAGATCCGGAGGCTCGGGATGACCGCCAGCGCCAGCAGCGAGTGCTGCATGTAGGCGTTGTTCAGGGTGCAGCCGGCGTCCCGCATGGCGCCGATCAGCCCGTCGGCCTTGGCGGCGACGATCTCGGCGCGCTCGTTCGACATCAGCCCGGCGATCGGCATCTCGATCAGCGCCCGTTCCTCGCCGTCGGCGAAGAACACCACCCCGCCGCCGACTTCGCCGAGCCGGTTGGCGGCGAGCGCCATGTCTTCCTCTGACGTGCCGACGACGATCATGTGGTGGCAGTCATGCGCCACGGTCGATGCCATGGCGCAGCTGCCGCGATAGCCGAAGCCCGACACGAAGCCGTTTACCAGGGTCCCTGAGCCGCGATGCCGCTCGATCAGCGCGATGCGGCAGATGTCATGGGCGGGGTCGGCCAGGGCGACGCCGTCCTCTACCGGCACCCGGGCCGTCAGGGCGCGCGTTGGCGCCTGGTTTTCCACGACGCCGATCACCCGCACCGGAACCGTCGCGCCGGCGCCGGCCGGTGCCTTGACCCGGAAGTCGTCCGCCGCCAGCGTCCTTCCCAGCCGCACCGTATCGGTGGCGCTCGCAGGATAGGCGTAGGACGGCATGTCGGCCTCGAGCCGGCCCGCCGATGCGAGGCGAACGCCCCGGCCGTAGACCGCGTCGATCGTGAGTTCGGCAAGGTCGGAGACGATCAGGAAGTCGGCGCGCCGGCCGGGCGTCACCGAACCGATCTCGCGCTCCAGCTTGAAGTGCTCGGCCGTGTTGATCGTCGCCATCTGGATCGCGGTGATCGGCTTCAGCCCGCGGCTGATGGCGTGACGCACGGCGCGGTCCATATGGCCGTCGCGGACCAGCGTGCCGGAATGGCAGTCGTCGGTGCACAGGATGAAGTTGCGCGAATCGAGGCCCATCTCGGTGATCGCGCGGACCTGGGTGGCGACGTCATACCAGGCAGAGCCCAGCCGCAGCATCGCCTTCATGCCCTGGCGCACACGCGCCACCGCATCCTCCATGCGGGTGCCCTCGTGATCGTCCTCCGGCCCGCCGGCGACATAGCCGTGGAAGGCGCGGCCGAGATCGGGCGAGGCGTAGTGGCCGCCGACCGTGCGGCCGGCGCGCCGGGTCGCGGCGATCTCGCCGACCATGGTCGGGTCGTTGGCGGCGACCCCCGGGAAGTTCATCACCTCGCCGAGGCCGATGATTCCCGGCCAGCCCATCGCCTCGGCGACGTCGTCGGGACCGAGCACCGCGCCGCCCTCCTCCAGCCCCGGCGCCGAGGGCACGCAGGAAGGCATCTGCACCCAGACATTGACCGGCTGGGCCAGCGCCTCGTCATGCATCAGCCGGACGCCCGGCAGGCCGAGGACGTTGGCGATCTCGTGCGGATCGATGAACATCGAGGTGGTGCCGTGCGGGATGACGGCCCGGCAGAACTCGGTCACCGTCACCATGCCGCTCTCGACATGCATGTGGGCGTCGCAGAGGCCCGGAACGACGTAGCGCCCGGCGGCGTCGACCACGGTCGTGGCCTCGCCGATCGCGTGCGAGGCATCGGGGCCGCAATAGGCGAAGCGGCCGGCGGCGACCGTTATGTCGGTCGCCGGGATGATCTCGCCGGAATGGACGTTCACCCAGCGGGCATCGCGGATGACCAGGTCGGCCGGCCGACGGCCCGTCGCCACGTCAACGAGCGTCGGCGCCACCGCCTCGAAAGGGGGAAATTGCTGAGCCAGGGTTCCGCCCTCCGTCTCGGCTTGCCTTGTTGCGGACAAACTTTCGTGAACGGGGAACCGCCCCGTAATGCCGCCTTGGTTACCATGCGAGCGGAGCCGGCGCCATCCGCACCCTGCCCTCCGAAAGCCCGGGGACTCCGCGTTTTGCTGGTGCGGGCGGCGGGACTCGAACCCGCACGGGACGAGGCCCGAGGGATTTTAAGTCCCTTGCGTCTACCATTTCGCCACGCCCGCTCATCGCGGCAAGTCATCCGAGCGGGGCATCGGTGTCAAGTTCTGTGGGTCTGGCGCAACAGGCGGCCAAGATTCCGATGGCGAAATAGGGCGTAAATGCGTAAGGTGCAGGTCATCAAAACGGCCGCCAAGGCCGAGGCTGGGGGCATGGAAATGGCAGGCAATTTCAGCCGTCACGACGGGCCGCGGGCGCACGACGACCTGCCCAATCTCGACATGCCAGAGGTCGGGGGAATCGATCTCCTGGCGCGGTTGCGCACGCAGAATTTCGCCCTCGAACGGCTGCGCAACGCGCTCGATTTCGAGGACGATGTCGCCAGCCCGCCGGAGCGCGAGCCGCTGCCGGTATAGTCTCTCCCCGACCGTCTCAAGCAACCCGCCGGATATGAGCGACAAGCGGCCCCTTTGGGGGCCGCCCGCATTTTCTGGTAGTAGCACCGGACGATGCCGGCGCGGGGCCGCGTCGCCTCAGGCGGTGAGCTTGCCGGCGATCTCGGCGATGTGCCTGCCCTGGAAGCGCGCGCCGTCCAGCTCGATCGCGCTCGGCATGCGCGAGCCGTCACCCTTGGCGATGGTCGTCGCGCCGTAGGGCGAACCGCCGACGATCTCGTCCATGTTCATCTGGCCGGCGAAGGAATACGGCAGCCCGACGACGATCAGCCCGTGGTGGAGCAGCGTCTTGTGCGCCGAGATCAGCGTCGTCTCGTTGCCGCCGTGCTGCGTCGCCGAAGATGCGAAGGCGCCGCCGACCTTGCCGACCAGCGCGCCGGTCGCCCAGAGCGGGCCGGTGCGATCCCAGAACGCCTGCATCTGCGACGCCATGTTGCCGTACCGTGTGGGCACGCCGATGATGATCGCGTCGTAGCCGGGCAGTTCCGTCGGGTCGCAGACCGGATAGGGATGGTCAGTCTTGAAGTGCGCCGCCTCGATGACCTCCTGCGGCGCCGTTTCCGGGACCCGCTTGATGTCGACCGTCGCCCCGGCACTCTCGGCGCCTTCGGCCACCGCCTTCGCCATCGTCTCGATATGTCCGTAGCTCGAATAGTAGAGAACGAGAACCTTCGCCATGAAGCACTATTCCTTGTCTTGAGAATTCATCCGTGAGGGCGTCCGGCGCCCGCGAACGCATATCGCACTTCTTCGATGAATTGCCCGGTATCGGCAGGTGACGAACCGTCGCCGCGGGCGAGACAATCTTCCGAGCGCAGGTCCCGGGCCGCCTTGCTTTCCGCCGGATGAGGACCTTCTAATGATTTCAACAGTCGCTCCGGAGCAAAGAATGATCGCCGCCACCGCCGCCATGCTCGCCATCGGCGATGAACTTCTCTCCGGCAGGACCAAGGACCGCAATATCGGCTATCTCGCGGAGATGATGACGATCGCCGGCATCGACCTGAAGGAGGTGCGCATTGTCGGCGACGAGCCGCATCTCATCGCCGATACGCTGAACACGCTGCGCCGGCAGTACGACTACGTCTTCACCTCCGGCGGCATCGGCCCGACCCACGACGACATCACCGCCGATGCGGTCGCGGCGGCCTTCGGTCTGCCGATTGGCGAGCACCCGGAGGCGATGGAACGGCTATCGGCGCATTACGCGGCGCGCGGGCTGGAATTCACCTCCGCCCGGCGGCGCATGGCGCGGACGCCGGAGGGGGCGAGCCTAATCGACAACCCAGTCTCCGTCGCCCCAGGCTTCCGGGTCGACAATGTCTTCGTCATGGCCGG
It encodes:
- a CDS encoding adenine deaminase: MAQQFPPFEAVAPTLVDVATGRRPADLVIRDARWVNVHSGEIIPATDITVAAGRFAYCGPDASHAIGEATTVVDAAGRYVVPGLCDAHMHVESGMVTVTEFCRAVIPHGTTSMFIDPHEIANVLGLPGVRLMHDEALAQPVNVWVQMPSCVPSAPGLEEGGAVLGPDDVAEAMGWPGIIGLGEVMNFPGVAANDPTMVGEIAATRRAGRTVGGHYASPDLGRAFHGYVAGGPEDDHEGTRMEDAVARVRQGMKAMLRLGSAWYDVATQVRAITEMGLDSRNFILCTDDCHSGTLVRDGHMDRAVRHAISRGLKPITAIQMATINTAEHFKLEREIGSVTPGRRADFLIVSDLAELTIDAVYGRGVRLASAGRLEADMPSYAYPASATDTVRLGRTLAADDFRVKAPAGAGATVPVRVIGVVENQAPTRALTARVPVEDGVALADPAHDICRIALIERHRGSGTLVNGFVSGFGYRGSCAMASTVAHDCHHMIVVGTSEEDMALAANRLGEVGGGVVFFADGEERALIEMPIAGLMSNERAEIVAAKADGLIGAMRDAGCTLNNAYMQHSLLALAVIPSLRISDKGIVDVDRFELVDLFV
- the wrbA gene encoding NAD(P)H:quinone oxidoreductase — encoded protein: MAKVLVLYYSSYGHIETMAKAVAEGAESAGATVDIKRVPETAPQEVIEAAHFKTDHPYPVCDPTELPGYDAIIIGVPTRYGNMASQMQAFWDRTGPLWATGALVGKVGGAFASSATQHGGNETTLISAHKTLLHHGLIVVGLPYSFAGQMNMDEIVGGSPYGATTIAKGDGSRMPSAIELDGARFQGRHIAEIAGKLTA
- a CDS encoding competence/damage-inducible protein A is translated as MIAATAAMLAIGDELLSGRTKDRNIGYLAEMMTIAGIDLKEVRIVGDEPHLIADTLNTLRRQYDYVFTSGGIGPTHDDITADAVAAAFGLPIGEHPEAMERLSAHYAARGLEFTSARRRMARTPEGASLIDNPVSVAPGFRVDNVFVMAGVPNVFQAMLGNVVESLPAGQAIESVAVACPYGEGDIGDPLRALSKLHPAVAIGSYPRFDGERFSTEIVLRSRDRAALDAAAAAVSAMLADKAGGVAAPVSG